A DNA window from Patagioenas fasciata isolate bPatFas1 chromosome 1, bPatFas1.hap1, whole genome shotgun sequence contains the following coding sequences:
- the ASCL4 gene encoding achaete-scute homolog 4, translating to MDSNKDDDGLLNRIAFPGAMSLANSHVHPHGVPLREPFGVPFHLDPSYWEQAYGRHAGRISYIPFPGCVGVYDYSFEPAFIRKRNERERQRVRCVNEGYTRLREHLPKEFADKRLSKVETLRAAISYIKHLQSLLDCHPFGSDSKETRSAKELPAAPSPGPPQECNSDGESKTSSASSPYSEFEETGS from the coding sequence atgGACAGCAATAAAGATGATGATGGACTGTTGAACAGGATCGCATTTCCAGGAGCTATGTCCCTGGCTAACAGCCATGTgcatccccatggggtccccctcAGGGAACCTTTTGGGGTTCCCTTCCATCTGGATCCGTCTTACTGGGAGCAAGCCTACGGCAGGCACGCAGGTCGCATCTCCTACATCCCATTCCCTGGCTGCGTGGGTGTCTACGACTATTCCTTTGAGCCTGCCTTCATTCGAAAGAGGAATGAGAGGGAAAGGCAGCGGGTGCGCTGCGTAAACGAGGGGTACACACGCCTGAGAGAGCACCTGCCCAAGGAATTTGCTGACAAGCGCCTCAGCAAAGTGGAGACCCTGAGAGCTGCCATCAGCTACATCAAACACCTGCAGAGCTTGCTGGACTGCCATCCCTTCGGGTCTGACAGCAAGGAAACGCGCTCTGCCAAGGAGCTCCCGGCAGCTCCCAGTCCTGGTCCCCCGCAGGAGTGCAACAGTGATGGAGAGTCCAAAACCTCCTCAGCTTCGTCCCCCTACAGTGAATTTGAGGAGACGGGCAGCTAG
- the RTCB gene encoding RNA-splicing ligase RtcB homolog: MSRSYNDELQYLDKIDKNCWRIKKGFVPNMHVEGVFYVNDPLEKLMFEELRNACRGGGAGGFLPAMKQIGNVAALPGIVHRSIGLPDVHSGYGFAIGNMAAFDMNDPEAVVSPGGVGFDINCGVRLLRTNLDESDVQPVKEQLAQAMFDHIPVGVGSKGVIPMNAKDLEEALEMGVDWSLREGYAWAEDKEHCEEYGRMLQADPNKVSSRAKKRGLPQLGTLGAGNHYAEIQVVDEIYNEYAARKMGIDHKGQVCVMIHSGSRGLGHQVATDALVAMEKAMKRDKIIVNDRQLACARIASAEGQDYLKGMAAAGNYAWVNRSSMTFLTRQAFAKVFNTTPDDLDMHVIYDVSHNIAKVEQHVVDGKERTLLVHRKGSTRAFPPHHPLIAVDYQLTGQPVLIGGTMGTCSYVLTGTEQGMTETFGTTCHGAGRALSRAKSRRNLDFQDVLDKLADMGIAIRVASPKLVMEEAPESYKNVTDVVNTCHAAGISKKAIKLRPIAVIKG, translated from the exons ATGAGCCGCAGCTACAACGATGAGCTGCAGTACCTGGACAAGATCGACAAGAACTGCTGGCGGATCAAGAAGGGCTTCGTGCCTAACATGCAT GTGGAGGGCGTTTTCTACGTAAACGACCCACTGGAGAAGCTGATGTTCGAGGAGCTGCGCAATGCCTGCCGCGGCGGAG GTGCAGGTGGCTTTTTGCCTGCTATGAAACAGATTGGGAATGTGGCTGCATTACCCGGCATTGTTCAT AGATCAATAGGCCTTCCGGATGTCCATTCTGGCTATGGGTTTGCCATTGGCAACATGGCTGCCTTTGATATGAATGATCCTGAAGCAGTGGTGTCACCAG GTGGTGTCGGATTTGACATCAACTGTGGTGTCCGCTTACTACGTACAAATTTGGATGAAAGTGATGTGCAGCCTGTGAAGGAGCAGCTCGCCCAGGCTATGTTTGACCACATTCCTGTTGGTGTCGGCTCCAAAGGAGTCATCCCCATGAATGCCAA GGATTTGGAGGAGGCACTAGAGATGGGTGTGGACTGGTCTCTCCGGGAAGGCTATGCCTGGGCAGAGGACAAGGAGCACTGTGAAGAATATGGAAGAATGCTGCAGGCTGACCCCAACAAGGTCTCCTCAAGAGCAAAGAAGAGAGGTCTGCCTCAG CTGGGGACCCTGGGAGCTGGAAATCATTACGCCGAGATCCAGGTTGTGGATGAGATTTACAATGAATACGCTGCCAGGAAGATGGGCATTGACCACAAAGGGCAGGTCTGCGTGATGATCCACAGCGGCAGCAGAGGCCTTGGCCACCAGGTTGCCACAG ATGCATTGGTGGCTATGGAAAAAGCCATGAAACGGGACAAAATCATTGTGAATGATCGCCAGCTGGCCTGTGCCAGGATTGCCTCTGCAGAGGGACAGGATTACTTGAAGGGAATGGCAGCTGCTGGAAACTATGCGTGGGTCAACCGCTCTTCTATGACTTTTCTAACAAGACAG GCCTTTGCCAAAGTCTTCAACACAACCCCAGATGACCTTGATATGCACGTTATCTATGATGTGTCTCACAACATTGCCAAAGTGGAGCAACACGTAGTGGATGGAAAGGAGCGGACTCTACTGGTGCACAGAAAGGGATCAACCAGGGCCTTCCCTCCCCACCATCCTCTTATTGCTGTTGATTATCAA CTGACTGGACAGCCCGTTTTGATCGGTGGGACTATGGGCACCTGTAGCTATGTTCTTACTGGCACAGAGCAAGGCATGACTGAGACCTTCGGAACTACTTGCCATGGAGCT GGTCGTGCACTGTCTCGAGCCAAGTCTCGACGGAACTTGGACTTCCAGGATGTATTGGACAAGCTGGCTGACATGGGCATTGCCATCCGTGTTGCATCTCCCAAACTGGTCATGGAAGAA GCACCAGAGTCTTATAAGAATGTGACAGATGTGGTTAACACCTGCCATGCAGCTGGCATCAGCAAGAAAGCCATTAAACTGAGACCTATTGCTGTTATAAAAGGCTAG